The Moritella sp. F3 genome contains the following window.
CACCAATCGCCGCAGCCATAGGTTCATCAATCAAAAATACATCACGTGCACCTGCACCTTGTGCTGATTCACGGATTGCACGACGCTCTACTTGTGTTGAACCACATGGTACACAAATTAAAACACGTGGGCTTGGACGGAAAAAGTTATTGTCATGCACTTGTTTAATAAAGTGCTGTAGCATTTTTTCTGTCACGAAAAAGTCAGCGATAACGCCATCTTTCATTGGGCGGATAGCAGCAATATTACCAGGAGTACGACCTAGCATTTGCTTTGCGGCTGTACCCACAGCTGCAACACTCTTGTTCGCACCGCGCTCTTGGCGGATCGCAACAACAGAAGGCTCGTCAAGAACAATACCTTGACCTTTAACATAAATGAGAGTGTTTGCAGTTCCCAGGTCGATTGATAAATCGCTTGAGAATACGCCTCTTAACTTCTTAAACATGGCTTTGGGCATTCCTAAAAGTAAAATGTTGCAGGATCGGTTAACTTTACCAATGCGCAATGAATGAGGCAAGTTTATCAGACTTTATGAACTACTCACTATTAATTTAACCGTCTTCGGTAAATAACACGGTCGTTACCGTAGAAAAAGCCAAAAGTAATAATGGCAGTCGGGTTTTTCGAGTCGACAGTCCAATCATATTGCAACCAAGGCGGCGTATTAATATATTCTAAAATAGCCTTACCGGGATTTTTTGATGAAATAAGTAATGCCTGGCTCTCACCTTCGATAAATGGGCCACTGCCAGTCAAACTAATGCCCGACGAACTACCTTTCATCTGAGCTTCAGCGTCACTAAAAACGAATTCAGTTAAACTATCATCATGATTAATTATAAATTGTTGACCATCAAAATACTCTAATTGCATCGCAACAGGTAACAGATCATTAATTGGACCATAACCATCACTGATATTCCAACGGCCATAACGTAGCTCGCTTGCTTGTGAAGATAAACGTTTGGCGGTATTTTTATTAGCCGGCATATCTTTATCAACGAGTTCTACGCCATCAAGATCTGTTACTGAAATACCAAAAAATGTATCGCGTATCGGGCCATCTTCACCATTTGCTAAGCGTTTGAATAAACCGGCATCACCAATGCCATAAGTACTATCAACATTGCACTCTCCAGGCTGGTAAACGCCATAACACCAAGTACCACCAAAATGCTGTAAGCGAGGAGAAAAGTCCAGTCCATCTGAATTAGCTATAAAAGCAACGGTTGCTTTATCCGCATCATAATTTTTGGTCACGATACCTTGTGTATTTTGAGCTTCAAGGCGATAGTCAAAAATGAGTTCAGGTTGATCCATATAAGTAAATGCGACATCATCATCTGTGCCAATACTTAAGACCCACGCTTCCTCCCAAGCACTGCCGATACCGGGTTCATACTGATTAGAACCTTCACTCCATTGAACACAAAAGCCATTATTAGGCCACTCTCGACATTCGTATACTTGGTTATCTTTTTGCTGTAATACCTTAGTGCCAGCCACATAACTACTTAGGAATTCAGGGAAAATATAATCATAGTCATTTGAAAATACGTTGCTATTACCAACATAGTTAGTCACGCTAGATGATATCAATTTAAAATGAGATGGGATAAAACGGCCTAGCTCTTTCCCTGCCGTATCCGCAGCAACAACAGTATCAACTGAAAACGCCATCGTATAATAACTGTCATCTTTCACGTTGATTTGAAAAGCCCCTGCTTCACTATAATAAGCTTTTTTATAGGTAGAAGCCCCCCCTGTGAATGATGTCAACTGGGCATCAAACCATTCACTACTTGTAGTCGCAATATCTTGCGTACCATCAGCATATTTAAACTGCCCTTCAACGGCATTGGCGATAGGTATTGAACGCGTCAATTTAAGTTTTAACGTCGAATTATCATTGGGCTGATAATTGGTCGTTGTTATGCCATCACGGTTAACCGCAGCAACATTAAAGTTAAACGCAGTCCCTGCAACATATTTATTCAGCAGATTGCCATCGTTATCTTTTGCAGTCAGATCTATCGATCTCGGTGTATCTGTTGTATACACTTTAAAGCGATAAGGTCTAACAGCAAATTGATTACTCGCGCCCAGAATCGATAAGCCGTTTAAAGCATGAGTCTCATCATCAATGGTGTAACTGGCAATCAAGTTTATCTTGCCAGCATCTTGATATAATGCGTTATCAATCAGTGTACCATTGCGGTTAAACTTAAGAGCGACAGGTTCATAATTAGTACTATTATCACCGTTGTTTTTACCCAGTTTAATATTGCCGGCGATAAAATCGAGTGCAGAACAAGTACCAGGTTCTTTACACTGAATACCTAAATTGACAGGAATAATTTCATTATTTTTAAAGATGTTTTTACACTGGCCTTTATCATTATAAAAAGCCTCTAACTTAATAGGTTTAGAAAAACGCAGACCTGCAACCTGATTGCTAATGTTATCGCCATTATCATAACTAAAGAAAAAACCTGCGTCGGCAAAGTTCATATCGCAATTAGCGCCGCTATTAGCCGCCCCATTGCAGTAATAAGCTTTATTTTTTATCGCTGTCAGTGACAAGGTCATATCATCCGCGGTTAAGTAGCCCAAATTAACATTGGTCGAACCAACAAAAGAACCTGTTACTTTGGTAATTTTATCATCACTATTTTGTGCATTAGCGATTAAGGTAGCAGTGGTTGAATTAGTCGTTTCAACACATGCACCGCCGACTTGATAACGGTTAGAGCAGGCTTGTACCGTCACAGTTGTGGGTTCACAGGTTAATGCGCGCTCACTGTAGTTCAATCGGTAATGATCAATATTAGTACCGCTATCAGAACCCATTTTAAGCACGATATCATCCCAAGAAATGTCATCAGCATCGCCATCATCATCGACTTCAATTTCTAGTTCATACTCTCGCCCTGCGAGTAAGGTTTTATTCAAGCGCCAAACAAAATCGCCAGATTCATCAGAAAGATTCATCCACGTTGTCACCTCAAAATTATCCCCTGATAATTTTAATTTAACGTTATTTTGATTAGGAATGAGATCACGATAGTTGTACATGGTGATTGTTTGTAACTGAGAGCGTGTACGGGCAGTAAATTCATACTCTACTTCATCACCTTCATGATCATCTGGATACCAACGCCCAGCATAACCATTCTTAGGGCGTTCATTTGAATCACCAATATGTCTGCGTTGTAAGAAGGTAATGCTATTTGAGGTTTGTGGGCTGGCTAACGTAATATCAGTGAAAGAAAAGTCTTCATAATCCCAGTTTTTATTACAAGAGTTCCGCCAACCTTTTGGGTGCCCCCCCCGATTAAAACATTGACCTACAACAGCGAGTTTATAATTCCCCGCAGGTAAATCTGCATCGAGTCGTTGGCTATTTGCATAGAGATAAGACGTAGAGCGGCTATTAACTCTCACCTGACCACTGCTATCCCAGATAACAAAATACAACGAAGCATTTATTGACGCTGCATTTTCCAAACGGATCTGGGTTAAATTGATGTCTTTACTGAGATGAAAGTTAATGGGATTCAATACGCGAGGGTTGTTCAAATTCTCATTTGTTTTCGAGTCTGCTGCGCTTAATAAATAGCGAGGGTGGATACGCTTGGTATTATTATCACCAATTTTCATACCGCCTTTTAATACAACATCGGCACTTACAGTGAATGAGATTAAAAAACCAAGTAATAATGCAACACATTGCGCGCTGAAAGTATTAACCCTAAGATATTTCATTCTCTGCATAATTAAAATCCATATAAACACCAAATATCATTATAAAGTATTAACTGCAATATATTAATAACAACTATGATGTTTATACAAACATTTACAAATACCAATTTTAATTTTAATTTTGTATCAAATGATATTATTTATCACAACTTAACCTCTGCCTCGACACTATGCTGAGCGACGATCTTTCCACCATCACAAGTCCCTGTCGAATTTAAGTAAAATTGATTATTATTGGCATCAATGGGGATGATCTGACAGCTAATTTGAACTTGGCAATTCTCGAGACCAACTTCATTAGTAAGTACAAAACTTAAAGAGCCAGCATCAGGGAAAGTATCACATTCAGATGTCGATAGTGATGCGTTATTTAATACCTGATAAATCGCAAATTCCATACCGCTATCTGCAGCATAATAAGCCTTCGCGCTATACACTTCATTAGCAACGCTATCTGCTGTTGAACTTAAGATACGACTCAACGACGCCGCTAATAACGAGATCACCACTATAATAAAAATAGCAATCACTAGCATGCTACCTTGCTGCTTATGAGGACTCGAATGACGATTATGGTACATTAGACATTACCACCTGATGTTCAAATTTGATTTCACTACCACCACGTAATAAAAAGTTAAAATTCAACTCCAAAATGGCATTACTAAACTGCGTAGCACTCGTTAGCGACATACTACTATTAGAACTTAAATCCCCCATCATCCGAACCCGAGTTTCCATAGCGTTACCAACCTTTTCATATCGAAATAAAGTCGAGTTATTACTTTCCAAGCAATAGCGAACCTCACGCTCAAAGATAAAGTAACGCGATACAGCAGAATCTAGAGTAAGTGTAGAATCCAAATCAACCTCAGCTTGCGTATCGTTAGCACCGGAAACGGTATAAGTATCGATAATTGCAATACTACCACTAGCAGGTTGGTAAAAGTCATCAGAATTAGTAGTTAATACGCTAATTCTTTGGCCATTAAACTTCCCCGTAGCAGCACTGCCAGAGGCTCTTGATGCAGGATCCATAATTAATTGAATAGGGGTTTCTCCAGCAACACTATTTAAGTACTGTCCGGCGGCAGTAAAAGGCACAAATTGAATGCAAGATTGACCGACAACAGGGCTATCTTCAGCCACGCTAAATGCAATCGCTGAATCCAACTCTTTACTCATTCTGTTCAGAACAAAGCGCGCATCATTAAGACGTTCATTTTGATTAACCGATGATTGATACAACACGACATTATCAGCAATAAAGCGACTGCTAAATGTGCCAACAACACCTAATAAAATAATCACAGTCACCAGTTCTACAAGGGTGAAACCAGCCTGCGTATATTTTTTCATTTTAGGCATTAGTAATTCCCCTTAAATGAAGTCAGTGTGATTTCTTCATTGTTAGGCATAAATATGGTCATTCGGATCCGTTTTGCGACATGATCCAATGTACTAGTTTCACCGAATTGAGCCGCCGCGTTAGTAACACATATATTCAAGCCATAACCTGGATATTCATTGGTAAATGCCGCCAAGTTATCTACAGGGTTTGTATTACAATACACATGGTAGTCATCAACGTCATTGAAACCACCTGGATTACCGCTCGTTTCGCCTGCATCTAAGCCTAAGCTGCTACATGCAACTGTTACACCGCCGATATCTTTACCACAACGAATAGCGCCATTAGTCCGAGCATTAGCATCATCATAATAACGAATCAGTATTTGATTCATAATACTCTTACCTAATGCTGTCGCTTTTATCTGATACATAGGTGTGGTCATTTTATTCGCTTGGGGCAAAAATGTACTTGTCACTATCGTCAAGGCTACCACCAGTACCACGATACCAACCACAATCTCAATTAAGGTAAAACCGCGCTGTTTCTTTTTCATGCTACTCATGGATATAGCCTTGAGATTCGATACTGATGGATAATGTTTGCTCACCGATAATACTTATATTACAACCAACACAACCACTGGCGACGCCCCATGAGTCGAACTCAATGGTATGTGCACTAAACTGAACTCTTGAGCTATCAGCCTCGGCTTGACTCATGCCTAATTGCGGTGCTGTAAATGTCGTAGGCAACGTAGTGCCACAATTCGTCGGAATACCAAAACGTTCCGCCGTTATAACAACGCGATTACAAGCATAAGCATTACCGGCTAAAGGATCACTCGGCGTGCCAACCAGCGACGTTTGGCAATCACTATCACAGCTCATTGCTTGCTGCTGTACGGTTTTTAATAATTGCAGAAGTTGATCACGATAGGCTTGCGCTTCAAAACCATCATTACCAATTAATTTGGGGATCGCGGTCGCGGCGAGAATACCGGTAAGGATAATAACGATAACTAATTCAATGAGAGTGAAACCAAAATGTTTGTGCATATGTTATCGTACCTGATGTCTTAGTAGTTGGATGCTAGGTATTAGCTTTTCCATACTGAGCATTGATATTATTATAATTTTAAGATTGATGCATTAGTAACTAAGTATTAATCAATGGTATATAACAGATATAAAAAAGGCTTACCGAGGTAAGCCTTAATCAACCAAAATAACTATTTTGATTGTTTTAATTATTACGAGCCACAATCTTTACTTACAATAGTATAACGAGCTGAAGATGTTGCTTCTGTATACGTTACGCATGTATTACCTGTTGCAGAAGCAGTACCATTCCAAAATTTAGCTTCCTTAACTACGGTATCATAATCAGCAGTAAAACCACTTAATTCAACTGATGCGCCAATACCTGCTAATGTTGCTTCAGGGTAACCATAAATAGTTTCAATTTTAACGCCAGCGTCATCGATCTCTGAGTTATCTTTAGTTTCCACACCATCAATTGCCGCTTTAGAATAAACGATATTAGCAGCACTATGCAGTGCAGATTCAACGCCTTTCATTGCAGCTTCTTTAGCATCATCTTGAAGATTAATAAATTTCGGCACAGCAGTGGCAGCTAAGATACCTAGAACAATAATTACGATCACTAATTCGATTAGTGTAAAACCTGCATTTCTTTTCATTTTAGCTCCAAAAGCTGTTTTTTATATAAATTACATGAACATATAACCGGTAGAACATCCACCTAATTTACATTAATGTACGTCTTAGTATATTTTTTGATACTATGCCAAAAAATGTACAGTTTCACTAGTTTTTTTTCATAAATGTCGCTTAATCACAACATTCCGGACAACCATAATATTTTATATTGTAAGCGCCAAAACTATATAACTCATTATACCATCACAACCAACAATATCACTATAGGAGTAATAATAAACTAGCCTTGCACTACCCCCATCATATCCCACATCGGAACGAAGATACCAAGTGCTAGAATCAATACCATTACCGCAACGATACCTATCAATATTGGTTCAATCTTTGCAGTCAACGACTGCAGTTCATAATCTACTTCACGTTCATAAAACTGCGCAGCTTCTAATAATAAGTCGTCAACTTGGCCAGTTTCATCACCTACCGAGATCATTTGCAAAATAAGGGGTGTAAACATACCACTTTCACTCGCGGTGATCGTCAGGCTTTTACCTTCTTCAATACCCGCACGCATTGATAAAATGCGCACTTCCATCCAGGCGTTATCAACCGTTGATGCCACCAATGACAAACTATTATTCAGTGGCACACCACCCTTGAGCATTAATGAAAAGCTGCGGGCAAAACGAGATAACAAAGTTTTTTCAATCACAGGGCCAACAATAGGAATGCGAATATAAAATAATCCCCAGCGTAACTTGCCCTTATCAGTTTGAATATAATATTTAAAGCCAACAATGCTAGCCATCACCGCGACAATCAGTAGATGCCAATAATTAACAAAAAATGCCGATGAAGCCAGTAACGCCCGTGTTGCCCACGGCAATTCAACCCCGAATTTGTTAAACATATTAGCAAACGTCGGAATAACAAAAATATTCAAGATCACCATTGCAGCAGAGATCGCGATCAACACAAAAATAGGATAACGCACTGCACTGGCAATACGGCGTCGAGTGTCCATTTCCAATTCTAAGTAATTGGCGATCTGCAAAAATGAATCATCTAAACGACCGGTATTCTCACCAACTCGCACTATCGACACAAAGATAGAAGCAAACACATGGGGGTGCGCTGCCATTGATGCCGAAAGCGTATTACCACTGTTTAGGCGCACAACCACATCGTTAAGCACATCTTTGAGCTTGGCATGAGAACTCGACTCAGATAAGCCCTTAATCGCACGTATCATCGGGATACCCGCACGCGTGAGTGAATACATTTGCCGTGCAAAAATAACCAGTTCAGCAAGCGGAATACTTTTAGTTAGTAGCTGGCTAAGATCAATATTACCGCTGCTAGTTTTAGCCACTTTAATTTCAGTGGGAATAATCCCCTTCGCCATTAACGATTGCACTAATGCATCTTGATTCTGCGCTTCTTGCTTACCAGAAGTAGCATTACCTTGGCTATCACGGCCTTTATACGAAAAATTTGGCATTAGTTGACCTTAACAATCCTGTTATTGACCATTACGATCCAACGAGCGAACCGCTTCGACCAAACGTAAAATACTTTCGATTTCAATATTATCGACCTTATTTAGCTCCCTCACGTGCGAGGCAATATTCGCACCTAAGGTATTAGACTCCGCGGTTTCATCAACGCTAACACTCGTGGTATGGTTGCTACCATTACTGATGTCATCTTCAACGCTAGTATCATCGTTACTATGATCTTCACGATGATTAGCTTCGCCATCATTATTTTCAAGAACCACTTCATCTGCCAATTTTAATACTTCTTCAATAGACGTTAAGCCTTGTTTAGCAAAATCCAGCGCAGATAATACTAATGGACGATAAAGCTTACTCTTACGCGCTTCCGCCTCAAACTCTGCAGCCGACTCACGTCGTAACGCATCACCCATCGCATCATTGAGTTCTAATAATTCAAATACACCGATACGGCCACGGTAGCCGGTATAATTACAGCTTTGACAACCGACACTACGATAAAATTGTTCCTCACCGAAAGCTTCGTTACCGACCCGCTCTAAACACGCATGTTCACTGCTAGTCAGTTCATGGCTACTTTTACACTGGTTACATAATTTTCGCACTAAGCGCTGAGCAACAACAGCACGTAATGCAGCACCAATTAAATAGCCGGGCGCGCCCATGTCCATTAATCGCAATGCACAGGTAATAGCGTCATTCGTATGCAGTGTCGATAACACCATGTGACCCGTTAAGGCACCACGCAAGCCAATTTCAACGGTTTCTTTATCACGCATTTCGCCGACTAATAAGATATCCGGGTCTTGACGTAAACAAGTACGTAAAATATGCGCAAAGTCTAAACCAATCTTAGGGTTTACCTGTACTTGGCTGATCCGTGGTAGACGGTATTCCACTGGGTCTTCCACGGTAATAATCTTTTTACCTGGTTCGTTTAGCTCACTCAACGCGGCATATAACGACGTTGTTTTACCACTACCAGTCGGGCCTGTTACCAATACCATGCCATGCGGGCGACGGATCAAACTACGTAAACGTTTAATCAAATCTGCAGGCATACCTGTACTTTCTAACTGGAAAATACCTGAATCTTGATTAAGTAAACGCATTACCACAGATTCACCGTATTGCACCGGCATAGTCGACATACGGATATCAATCGATTGATTACGTACCTTTAAGTTAAAACGGCCATCTTGCGGTAAACGTTTCTCAGAAATATCTAAACCAGCCATTAATTTTAGGCGAAGTACTAAGGCCGGTACGATAGCCACTTCATTTAAGATATTTTCTTGTAGCACGCCATCAACACGTAAACGAATACGCAAGGCTTTTTCATCGGGTTCAATATGAATATCCGAGGCACCGATTTGTACCGCGTCTTCAAACACCGAGTTAAGGAACTTAACGACAGTAGCTTCATTAGAAGCATCATCGACATCCTTGAAAATATCAAACTCTTGCGCTGGTCTATGCTCATCTTCTAGCTGACCAGCAAACGCTTCAATATCTTTCGTTCGGCGGTATAAACGATCGTATGCGGGTAATAGCTGGCTCTCTCGCACGATGGCAAATTCAAGCTGATACGCCGATAAGAAACTTGAAATCGCTTCTACTGCATTCAAATCAGCTGGGTCACTCAAAGCAATAGTCAGCGTATCATGGTCAGCTTTAACCACTAATGCACGGTGTCGACGCGCGTGCACTTCCGGTAACTTAAGCACCGTTTGCGAATCGATACTCAGCGTTGCGATATTTAAAAATGGGATATCTAACTGCTGAGATAAAAAGTTCAACAGTTGCTCTTCAGTAATAAAACCAAGATGAATTAATGTCGCACCCAACTTACGGCCACTACTACGCTGTTCTTTTAACGCTAAACCGAGTTGTTCATCACTGATGATACCTTCACCAACCAGTAAATCACCCAGACGTTGTTTTAATTTTAATTGTGCCATTACTGTTGCTCCAACTGGGTAATTCGCGCATTGATATAGTTACGTGATGATGCAGATAACTGCCCCATATTTTGGGCTGTATGATAAGCATTTAACGCTAACCCCACTTGCTTGGCTTTATCTGCCGTAATACCCAGTCCTAACCACCATTTAGCGCGATTAGGCTCGTGAACGGTTAGTTTTGTATAAGCAATTAATGCGGTATCTAAATCATCTAGGCTTTGTGCTAAACCAGCTAAGATCGCATAATAATCAACATTACCTTCCACCGCAGGTTGATGTGGTTTTAGGTAATAATAAGCTTGTTGTTTATTCTTATTCTTGAGATAAATACGCGCCAGCATTAAGCGGAAATTAGTATATTCAGGTGAAATACTTAAGCCGTCTTGCAGCAACTTCACCGCTGATTGGGTACGCTGTTCACCATAAAAAATAGCGGCTAATTTTTCTCGAGATAGATCATGTTGTTTATCAAAGGTTAATACCTTAGCAAATAATACTTTGGCACGTACCTTATCACCCGCTAACAATGCGCTTTCCGCTTGCTTTGCATAAAGCGCTGCTTGTTGCGTTGGCGTGCGAGTTACCGCTTTAATTGATACGCTGTCTTCAACTTCCGTCACACTCTCCAATGCAATTGGCTTGACGTCTCTAGCCACTACATCCGTGGTTTTAGCGACGGCTTTATTGGTGCTGACGCGAGTGACGGGGGTCGCCACTATGTGCCTAGCTGGAGCTGTAACAACCTTTTGTTTCGTTATGGTTGCTGTTTCTTTTGCAAATAGCACTGCAGTAGACGGCGTTGTTGTAGATGATGCAACAGCCACAACCGGAACTGTCACGACAGGCTGTGTGTTTTGTGCTTCTTGCGCAGCTGTCACTATCGCATTATCGACATTAAGTTCTGCCATCACAGGCTTGGTAACCAATTCAGGGATAAGCTCTTGAGCAGCTAGCTTTTGATCGAGCGATTTTTTATGAATCGTTTTTGGGTCAACCGATTTTTGGTCAATAGATAGTTGCTCAGTCTGAACGCTCGATGTACTCACAGCGAATGTTGAATTCGTTGCATGACTATCTTTTTGCATAAACAAATATGCAGCTACAACAGCGACAACAACCATCGAAGTGACTAAACCAATAGCCACTTTATTATCGTTTTTAGGCGCAGCGACAATAACTGCACCGCTGCGTTCAGTCGCCGCTTGTTGTTGCTGGTTCTCTTTATCCAACCCTTTAAGCATTTGATTAATAACACTCACAGTACTGACTCCCTAAACCACCAAATAACTAAAATCAATTCAATCACTAAAATACCCGCCATCACAGGTAAGCGAAGGTTGCGCGGTTGAATAGCACTGTCAGTATCTTTTATTGCGAGTTTAACTAACTTTACATTAATATTTCGGACATTTTCGCCATAACTTAACATCAAACATTTATGCGCTAATACATTGATCAAACGTGGAATACCACCACTTGATTGATGCAGTAATTTTAATGCTTTCGGCGCAAATAACGGTGCCCCGCGATAACCAGATACTGTTAAACGGTGTTCTACATAGCTGGCGGTTTCATTCGCTAATAATGGTCGTAACTGGTAGAAAAAGGTGATCCGCTGACGTAATTGACGGAGGTTATCTTGCTTTAAACGCGCATCTAATTCAGGCTGTCCAAACAACACCACTTGCATCAATTTCTTGCTTTCGGTCTCTAAATTACTGATCAAACGTAATGCTTCTAATGTTTCATGCGGCAGCATCTGCGCTTCGTCGATTAATAGCACAACTTGTTTATCTTCTGCTGACAACGCGATCAAACGATGATTAAGCGCAGCGGTCAATTGCTGCTGATCTAAATTGCTATCGAGACTTAATTCACTCGCAACCGCCGCGCGCATTTCATTTGGCGTTAAGTACGGATTAGGCAAATAGGCAATGACATAATCATCTCCTAATTCATTTAGTAACTTACGACAAATTAGCGTTTTACCGGTGCCAACTTCACCAGTCACCTTAATAAAGCCCTCACCCGAGGCAAGTGCAGTAGTCAGTACTTGCAATGCCTCAAAGTGTGGCACTAACGGATGATAAAATTGAGTGTTAGGAGTCAATCCAAACGGAACCTCGGTCAAACCAAAATGCGTTTTATACATTACCCTTGCTCATTGTTTTTTTCTGTTGGGTACCACTGCTCAAGTAACTCAGCAGAGCGCTCTAGTTCAAGGCGCCAAGTATTCTGATCAACCACA
Protein-coding sequences here:
- a CDS encoding GspE/PulE family protein, with product MAQLKLKQRLGDLLVGEGIISDEQLGLALKEQRSSGRKLGATLIHLGFITEEQLLNFLSQQLDIPFLNIATLSIDSQTVLKLPEVHARRHRALVVKADHDTLTIALSDPADLNAVEAISSFLSAYQLEFAIVRESQLLPAYDRLYRRTKDIEAFAGQLEDEHRPAQEFDIFKDVDDASNEATVVKFLNSVFEDAVQIGASDIHIEPDEKALRIRLRVDGVLQENILNEVAIVPALVLRLKLMAGLDISEKRLPQDGRFNLKVRNQSIDIRMSTMPVQYGESVVMRLLNQDSGIFQLESTGMPADLIKRLRSLIRRPHGMVLVTGPTGSGKTTSLYAALSELNEPGKKIITVEDPVEYRLPRISQVQVNPKIGLDFAHILRTCLRQDPDILLVGEMRDKETVEIGLRGALTGHMVLSTLHTNDAITCALRLMDMGAPGYLIGAALRAVVAQRLVRKLCNQCKSSHELTSSEHACLERVGNEAFGEEQFYRSVGCQSCNYTGYRGRIGVFELLELNDAMGDALRRESAAEFEAEARKSKLYRPLVLSALDFAKQGLTSIEEVLKLADEVVLENNDGEANHREDHSNDDTSVEDDISNGSNHTTSVSVDETAESNTLGANIASHVRELNKVDNIEIESILRLVEAVRSLDRNGQ
- a CDS encoding lipopolysaccharide assembly protein LapB, which codes for MSVINQMLKGLDKENQQQQAATERSGAVIVAAPKNDNKVAIGLVTSMVVVAVVAAYLFMQKDSHATNSTFAVSTSSVQTEQLSIDQKSVDPKTIHKKSLDQKLAAQELIPELVTKPVMAELNVDNAIVTAAQEAQNTQPVVTVPVVAVASSTTTPSTAVLFAKETATITKQKVVTAPARHIVATPVTRVSTNKAVAKTTDVVARDVKPIALESVTEVEDSVSIKAVTRTPTQQAALYAKQAESALLAGDKVRAKVLFAKVLTFDKQHDLSREKLAAIFYGEQRTQSAVKLLQDGLSISPEYTNFRLMLARIYLKNKNKQQAYYYLKPHQPAVEGNVDYYAILAGLAQSLDDLDTALIAYTKLTVHEPNRAKWWLGLGITADKAKQVGLALNAYHTAQNMGQLSASSRNYINARITQLEQQ
- a CDS encoding ExeA family protein, whose product is MYKTHFGLTEVPFGLTPNTQFYHPLVPHFEALQVLTTALASGEGFIKVTGEVGTGKTLICRKLLNELGDDYVIAYLPNPYLTPNEMRAAVASELSLDSNLDQQQLTAALNHRLIALSAEDKQVVLLIDEAQMLPHETLEALRLISNLETESKKLMQVVLFGQPELDARLKQDNLRQLRQRITFFYQLRPLLANETASYVEHRLTVSGYRGAPLFAPKALKLLHQSSGGIPRLINVLAHKCLMLSYGENVRNINVKLVKLAIKDTDSAIQPRNLRLPVMAGILVIELILVIWWFRESVL